The Arachis duranensis cultivar V14167 chromosome 2, aradu.V14167.gnm2.J7QH, whole genome shotgun sequence genome has a window encoding:
- the LOC107475192 gene encoding sulfoquinovosyl transferase SQD2: protein MNTTSTSLSINSSLSPPFLSPDTNTTHSSSFSFPSSSSSYYPRFPSAGFSLLQSFGQKPITPICKRSKFCTFQGSNTLRRRKSSYLGATNEKMTIAGDSLLQVVEEEEDSPPESALLDPENNSRPRRIALFVEPSPFAYVSGYKNRFQNFIKYLREMGDEVMVVTTHEGVPKEFYGAKLIGSRSFPCPWYQKVPLSLALSPRIISAVAEFKPDIIHASSPGIMVFGALAIAKLLSVPIVMSYHTHVPVYIPRYTFSWLVQPMWWVIKFLHRAADLTLVPSAAIARDLEVARVTAANKIRLWNKGVDSESFHPKFKSHEMRIRLSNGEPEKPLIVHVGRLGVEKSLDFLKSVMDRLPEARIAFIGDGPYREELEKMFQGMPAVFTGMLGGEELSQAYASGDVFVMPSESETLGLVVLEAMSSGIPVVGARAGGVPDIIPEDQDGKIGFLYTPGDLEDCLSKLKPLLYDHELRKTMGQAARLEMEKYDWRAATKKIRNENYNAAIWFWRKKRAQLLRPFQWLTKRIFPSPEVNV from the exons ATGAACACTACTTCCACTTCTCTCTCTATAaattcctctctctctcctccttttCTCTCACCTGACACAAACACcactcattcttcttctttctcttttccctcttcctcttcttcatacTACCCTCGTTTTCCTTCTGCTGGATTCTCTCTCCTCCAATCATTTGGACAAAAACCCATCACACCCATTTGCAAAAGATCGAAGTTTTGCACCTTTCAAGGCTCAAACACTCTGAGAAGAAGGAAAAGTTCGTACCTTGGAGCTACCAACGAAAAAATGACCATAGCTGGGGATAGTTTGCTTCAGGTtgttgaggaagaagaagattctCCTCCTGAGTCTGCTTTGCTTGATCCTGAGAACAATTCTAGGCCAAGAAGAATCGCACTTTTCGTTGAGCCTTCTCCATTTGC GTATGTTTCAGGATACAAAAACCGGTTtcagaattttataaaatacctTCGTGAAATGGGAGATGAG GTAATGGTTGTGACAACACATGAAGGTGTACCCAAGGAATTTTATGGAGCAAAATTAATTGGATCGCGAAG CTTCCCTTGTCCTTGGTATCAGAAGGTACCCCTCTCTTTGGCACTTAGTCCAAGAATAATATCAGCCGTTGCCGAGTTTAAGCCTGACATAATACACGCATCGTCACCAGGAATAATG GTGTTCGGTGCTCTTGCAATTGCAAAGCTTCTTAGTGTTCCCATTGTCATGTCTTATCACACCCATGTACCAGT aTACATTCCAAGATACACCTTTAGCTGGCTGGTGCAACCCATGTGGTGGGTCATAA AGTTTCTGCACAGAGCTGCAGACCTGACTTTGGTGCCGTCGGCTGCCATTGCAAGGGATCTTGAAGTAGCTAGAGTAACAGCAG CTAACAAGATTCGCCTTTGGAACAAGGGTGTCGATTCTGAAAGTTTCCATCCCAAATTCAAGTCCCATGAAATGCGAATAAGACTGAG CAATGGCGAGCCTGAGAAGCCCTTGATAGTTCACGTAGGACGGCTTGGAGTCGAGAAAAGTCTAGATTTCCTCAAAAG TGTCATGGATAGGCTTCCTGAAGCAAGAATTGCTTTTATAGGAGATGGACCATACAG AGAGGAGCTGGAGAAAATGTTTCAAGGCATGCCTGCAGTATTCACAGGAATGTTAGGAGGGGAAGAACTGTCTCAAGCTTACGCCAGTGGAGACGTCTTTGTGATGCCTTCGGAATCCGAGACACTCGGCCTGGTTGTCTTAGAGGCCATGTCTTCAGGGATTCCGGTCGTGGGAGCACGTGCCGGTGGTGTCCCAGACATAATCCCTGAAGACCAAGATGGCAAGATTGGCTTTCTCTACACTCCGGGCGATCTAGAAGACTGTTTGAGCAAACTAAAACCTCTCTTGTACGACCACGAGTTGAGGAAAACCATGGGACAAGCTGCTCGTCTGGAGATGGAGAAGTACGATTGGAGAGCAGCCACAAAGAAGATTCGCAACGAAAACTACAACGCGGCCATTTGGTTCTGGCGCAAGAAAAGGGCTCAACTTTTAAGACCCTTCCAATGGCTCACGAAACGGATTTTCCCATCTCCAGAGGTCAATGTATAG